A single region of the Microcella sp. genome encodes:
- a CDS encoding ATP-binding protein — MSNARPAARRAVIAGLLLACVVSAYVAVAYSFPDPSLAAWWPAAGFAAVAGMLSRGRERWLVILLVIIATGIGNLLAGRDPVFAFLLGMGNSIEVVVIAALLAPRGVPLRVATLAHVTRLLWVTLAGAASSGLVLGVVAAIFLQRPLAEAVLQLSASHAAATLVMLPIVMVPWSEGRTVRRLELAAQSTVLLALIAVVFWPGNAWPVAAMPFVALLWAAFRFPLIISSAQLLLTAAAVIVLSSLGGGPFAAFDGGSRASVVLIQVFLLVYCSTALLTAAARADWFAVVNRLRAQEEVLRAGIVNALAGIVIAERADGELRVVAINDRARRDLGADAPPFGIDALDEALGHPLEPGQSVQLVIDREGRTIEVAVADQRNGGGADLVTIVTTDVSEREERERIAHESAAELRRLNAQQDDFISAVSHELRTPVTSILGFSEQLDEARLPEDIAQAGVVIARNARRLADVIEDVLELSKLSALGGPMSPPAPVDLMSLALECAADADGLALARRVRVEVAEPHESLIVTSRTRDLLRVCANLLSNAVKFSHDDGVVTIEIARDGDGAVIRVVDHGLGIPTEYRDMVWERFVRAPLDSHRSVPGTGLGLPIVKALVEARLGGTVRLAETPGGGTTVEVRLPAVAPAVLSAPSGAR; from the coding sequence GCGGTCATCGCGGGCCTTCTGCTCGCCTGTGTGGTAAGCGCCTACGTCGCGGTCGCCTACAGCTTTCCTGACCCGTCGCTCGCGGCGTGGTGGCCCGCCGCCGGGTTCGCGGCGGTGGCCGGGATGCTCTCTCGCGGTCGCGAGCGGTGGCTCGTCATCCTGCTCGTCATCATCGCGACCGGCATCGGAAACCTGCTCGCAGGGCGCGACCCGGTGTTCGCCTTCCTGCTGGGCATGGGCAACAGCATCGAGGTCGTCGTCATCGCCGCACTGCTCGCGCCGAGGGGCGTACCGCTACGTGTGGCGACGCTCGCACACGTGACTCGGCTGCTGTGGGTGACGCTCGCGGGCGCGGCTAGCTCGGGGCTCGTGCTCGGTGTGGTGGCAGCCATTTTCCTGCAGCGCCCTCTCGCGGAAGCGGTCTTGCAGCTGTCGGCGTCGCACGCGGCTGCGACGCTCGTGATGCTGCCCATCGTCATGGTGCCGTGGTCTGAGGGCCGCACAGTGCGTCGCCTCGAGCTCGCGGCGCAGTCGACAGTCTTGCTCGCTCTTATCGCGGTCGTCTTCTGGCCGGGCAATGCGTGGCCGGTTGCCGCGATGCCGTTCGTGGCCCTGCTGTGGGCGGCGTTCCGGTTTCCGCTCATCATCAGCTCGGCCCAGCTCTTGCTCACGGCGGCGGCGGTCATCGTGCTCTCGTCGCTCGGGGGCGGGCCGTTCGCCGCCTTCGACGGAGGCAGCCGCGCGTCGGTTGTGCTCATTCAAGTGTTCTTGCTGGTGTACTGCTCTACCGCCCTCTTGACCGCAGCCGCGCGGGCAGACTGGTTCGCCGTGGTCAACCGGCTGCGCGCTCAAGAAGAGGTGCTGCGTGCGGGCATCGTCAACGCGCTGGCCGGCATCGTGATCGCAGAAAGGGCGGATGGCGAGCTTCGAGTGGTGGCGATCAACGATCGGGCGCGCCGCGATCTCGGTGCTGATGCTCCGCCGTTCGGCATCGATGCGCTCGACGAAGCCCTCGGCCATCCGCTCGAGCCTGGCCAATCGGTGCAGCTGGTCATCGACCGTGAGGGGCGCACGATCGAAGTGGCGGTCGCCGATCAGCGCAACGGCGGCGGAGCAGATCTGGTCACCATCGTCACCACTGATGTGTCTGAGCGGGAGGAACGCGAGCGCATCGCGCATGAGAGCGCCGCAGAGCTGAGGCGCCTCAATGCCCAGCAGGATGACTTCATCTCGGCGGTGAGCCACGAACTGCGCACGCCCGTGACCAGCATTCTGGGGTTCAGCGAGCAGCTCGATGAAGCGAGGCTGCCCGAAGACATCGCGCAAGCGGGAGTGGTCATCGCGCGCAACGCCCGCCGACTGGCCGATGTCATCGAAGACGTGCTCGAGCTCAGCAAGCTCAGTGCTCTCGGCGGGCCGATGTCACCGCCTGCCCCGGTCGACCTCATGTCGCTCGCACTCGAGTGCGCGGCAGACGCCGATGGCCTTGCGCTGGCTCGTCGTGTGCGGGTCGAGGTCGCCGAGCCCCATGAGTCGCTGATCGTGACCTCGCGCACTCGCGACCTGTTGAGGGTCTGCGCCAATCTGCTGTCGAACGCGGTGAAGTTCTCGCACGATGACGGAGTCGTGACGATCGAGATCGCTCGTGACGGTGACGGGGCCGTGATTCGAGTCGTCGACCACGGCCTCGGAATCCCGACCGAGTACCGAGACATGGTCTGGGAGCGTTTCGTGCGCGCTCCGCTCGACTCGCACCGATCGGTGCCGGGCACGGGCCTCGGGCTGCCGATCGTCAAGGCTCTCGTCGAGGCTCGACTCGGCGGCACAGTGAGATTGGCAGAGACTCCGGGAGGCGGAACCACCGTCGAAGTTCGGCTGCCTGCGGTCGCTCCAGCGGTATTGTCGGCCCCAAGCGGTGCGCGATGA
- a CDS encoding ATP-binding protein, with translation MDARGIAARMHDLPTGQRRAAIAAFIIASVGIALWSLQARSPDVPIALWWPASGALFFAVLASRGRRLAVCAVIVVTVAAGNVLGGHPLDLSIAYGITNAVELWIVVRVLTGGAAHADFTTLKQIGWFLVSVGVAISVFSVLTASAAFLLAGADPVVTAVSLFTSHGSALFAIAPLALVPIAEPLRAPRWEPLVQTLSLVFLAVVVFALAQALALTFLILTTLMWGAYRLPPLVPAVQNVVLAIAATLATALGVGPFAVLLQADLRGAVFALQLFIMTHAAAALFVAGQSAEWRENLRTLAQRERDAQRVADELRLLNSQKDDFISAVSHELRTPVTSIIGFSETLVDDDVDPDVRQAGHIIYRNARRLADVIEDVLELSRLSTASVSTRAVADVDMTQLLQHCIEDVAGLVPAERHVRVDLRAPERAVVIRGVEQDLVRVSSNLLSNAIKFSPPDGTVTVRLIEHDDVVELIVVDEGPGIPPSEQDAIWERFYRVQTPRHRDVPGTGLGLPIVKSLLQSRIGGDIVLTSDGERGTTVTVRIPRTPPASLPEAATDAQSGAR, from the coding sequence ATGGATGCTCGAGGCATCGCCGCCCGGATGCACGACTTGCCCACAGGGCAGCGTCGCGCGGCGATCGCGGCGTTCATCATCGCCTCGGTGGGCATCGCCCTGTGGAGTCTGCAAGCTCGTAGCCCTGATGTGCCGATCGCTCTCTGGTGGCCCGCGAGCGGAGCCTTGTTCTTCGCAGTGCTCGCGAGTCGAGGTCGGCGGCTCGCCGTGTGCGCGGTAATCGTGGTCACTGTCGCGGCCGGCAACGTTCTGGGGGGGCACCCCCTTGACCTCTCCATCGCATACGGGATCACCAACGCGGTTGAGCTGTGGATTGTCGTGCGAGTGCTGACGGGAGGAGCTGCCCACGCAGACTTCACCACGCTGAAACAGATCGGCTGGTTTCTGGTCAGCGTCGGGGTGGCGATCAGTGTCTTTTCGGTGCTGACGGCGAGTGCCGCTTTCCTTCTCGCCGGAGCGGATCCCGTCGTTACCGCCGTCTCGCTCTTCACCTCGCACGGCAGTGCTCTCTTCGCGATCGCTCCCCTCGCCCTTGTCCCGATCGCGGAGCCATTGCGCGCGCCGCGCTGGGAGCCTCTGGTGCAGACGCTGTCGCTGGTGTTCTTGGCGGTCGTGGTTTTCGCGCTCGCTCAGGCACTCGCCCTTACGTTTCTGATCTTGACGACACTGATGTGGGGCGCATACCGATTGCCCCCGCTCGTGCCCGCCGTGCAGAATGTCGTTCTCGCCATCGCGGCGACACTCGCGACAGCGTTGGGCGTGGGGCCTTTTGCGGTATTGCTGCAAGCAGACCTGAGGGGCGCGGTCTTCGCGCTGCAGTTGTTCATCATGACGCACGCAGCGGCGGCGCTGTTCGTTGCAGGGCAGAGCGCCGAGTGGCGCGAGAATCTGCGCACGCTCGCGCAGCGTGAGCGCGATGCTCAGCGCGTGGCAGACGAGCTACGACTGCTGAACTCGCAGAAAGACGACTTCATCTCGGCGGTCAGCCACGAACTGCGCACACCCGTGACGAGCATCATCGGCTTCTCTGAGACCCTCGTCGATGACGACGTCGACCCCGATGTGCGCCAAGCAGGGCACATCATCTACCGCAACGCTCGACGCCTGGCCGACGTCATCGAAGACGTTCTCGAGCTCAGCCGGCTGAGCACGGCGAGCGTGAGCACGAGAGCTGTCGCAGACGTCGACATGACTCAGTTGCTGCAGCACTGCATCGAAGACGTGGCAGGCCTCGTGCCCGCTGAACGACACGTGCGGGTCGACCTGAGGGCTCCCGAGCGGGCGGTGGTCATCCGCGGGGTTGAACAAGATCTCGTGCGGGTGAGTTCGAACCTGCTGTCGAACGCGATCAAGTTCAGTCCACCCGATGGCACGGTCACCGTCAGGCTCATCGAGCATGACGATGTCGTCGAGCTGATCGTCGTCGATGAGGGCCCCGGCATTCCCCCGAGCGAGCAAGACGCCATATGGGAGCGCTTCTACCGGGTGCAGACTCCGCGGCATCGCGATGTTCCTGGCACGGGCCTGGGCCTGCCGATCGTGAAGAGTCTGCTGCAGAGCCGCATCGGCGGCGACATCGTGCTCACGTCAGACGGGGAGCGGGGCACGACAGTGACGGTGCGGATTCCACGAACGCCCCCTGCGTCGCTGCCCGAGGCCGCGACCGATGCTCAGTCTGGTGCCCGGTAG